CCGTCGTGAACCCGCCTCCCTGCCCCGATGACTCCCTGCTCGCGCGCCAGGCGCGGGAGGGATCTTCGGCCGCGTTCGGGACACTGGTACACCGCTATCACGCACGCGTCTTCGGGTTTCTCCTCACCCTGACCCGGCACCGCCAGGATGCAGAGGACATCACGCAGGACACCTTTGTTAGAGCGTGGACCAAGATCCACCGCTACGATCCGTCGCAGCCCTTGCTCCCGTGGCTGTTCACGCTGGCACGCCGCCAATCGATTGCCGCCTTGCGAAAGAAGCCCCGCCCGCTTCCGCCCGACCTGCCGTTTCCCGCAGAGTCCGAGCCGGAAAGTCCCGCACTACAGCTCTGGGCGATCGCCAAGCGCCAGCTTGCCCCCGAGGCCTACAGCGCGCTGTGGCTTCACTACCGTGAGGAACTCCCGCTCAAGGAAGTCGCCGGCATCCTCGGCAAACGCGAAGGCGCGGTGAAAGTCCTCCTCCACCGGGCTCGCAAGTCCCTCGCCGAAACCCTCCGCGCCAAGACACCCCCACCCCTTCCGCAACTTCAACGCACCCCATGAACCCGCGCGATCCCCATCACGAAATCGGCGACCTCCTCCGTTCGCAGAAGCCG
This sequence is a window from Luteolibacter arcticus. Protein-coding genes within it:
- a CDS encoding RNA polymerase sigma factor; its protein translation is MNPPPCPDDSLLARQAREGSSAAFGTLVHRYHARVFGFLLTLTRHRQDAEDITQDTFVRAWTKIHRYDPSQPLLPWLFTLARRQSIAALRKKPRPLPPDLPFPAESEPESPALQLWAIAKRQLAPEAYSALWLHYREELPLKEVAGILGKREGAVKVLLHRARKSLAETLRAKTPPPLPQLQRTP